The following are encoded in a window of uncultured Ilyobacter sp. genomic DNA:
- a CDS encoding L-serine ammonia-lyase, iron-sulfur-dependent, subunit alpha gives MDSLRELFKIGNGPSSSHTMGPERAAKKFKAENPDAVSFKVELYGSLAATGKGHLTDWIIIETLKPKETEIFWKPQVSYEYHTNGMKFFALDVDGEIIKEWLVFSVGGGTIMEDGQLRQGGASVYPLGKMTEIMEWCTKNRKELWEYVEEMEGSSIWPFLEKIWEAMENCIKIGINKTGVLPGTLKYPRKAQSFYRKARRDNSRNGFTGKIFAYTLAVSEENGGGGRVVTAPTCGASGVIPGLLYALKEEYKLSEDEVLKGLAIAGLIGNIIKENATISGAEGGCQAEVGAACSMAAGMSTFLLGGSLKQIEYSAEIALEHHLGLTCDPVGGYVQIPCIERNAAAAVRALDAANYSLYTDGQHAVSFDQVVLTMKETGRDLKCEYKETSLGGLAKFNFDAEC, from the coding sequence ATGGATTCTCTAAGAGAACTTTTTAAAATCGGAAACGGACCTTCAAGTTCACACACAATGGGGCCAGAAAGAGCCGCCAAAAAATTTAAAGCTGAAAATCCTGATGCAGTGAGCTTTAAAGTTGAACTTTATGGATCACTGGCTGCAACAGGCAAGGGACACCTTACAGACTGGATAATTATAGAGACTTTGAAGCCAAAAGAAACAGAAATTTTTTGGAAACCACAGGTAAGTTATGAATACCACACAAATGGGATGAAATTTTTTGCCCTTGATGTCGATGGAGAGATTATTAAAGAATGGTTGGTTTTTTCTGTAGGTGGTGGAACAATTATGGAAGATGGCCAGTTGAGACAGGGGGGGGCTAGTGTTTATCCCCTTGGAAAAATGACTGAGATTATGGAGTGGTGCACTAAAAATAGAAAAGAACTCTGGGAATATGTGGAAGAAATGGAGGGCAGCTCCATATGGCCTTTTCTTGAAAAAATATGGGAAGCCATGGAAAACTGCATAAAGATAGGAATCAATAAAACTGGAGTGCTACCAGGAACATTGAAATATCCTAGAAAGGCTCAATCTTTCTACAGGAAGGCCAGGAGGGATAATTCTAGAAATGGATTCACAGGAAAGATATTTGCCTACACTCTTGCTGTATCTGAGGAAAATGGCGGTGGTGGAAGAGTTGTAACTGCTCCGACTTGTGGTGCTTCCGGAGTAATACCAGGTCTTCTTTATGCACTGAAAGAGGAGTATAAACTTTCAGAGGATGAGGTTTTGAAAGGACTTGCAATTGCAGGACTCATAGGAAATATAATAAAAGAAAATGCCACAATATCAGGGGCAGAAGGTGGATGTCAGGCAGAGGTTGGAGCAGCTTGTTCTATGGCCGCGGGAATGTCTACTTTTCTGCTAGGCGGATCCTTAAAACAGATAGAATACTCTGCAGAGATAGCTCTAGAACATCATTTAGGTCTGACATGTGATCCTGTAGGTGGATATGTACAGATACCATGTATAGAAAGAAATGCAGCGGCAGCAGTAAGGGCTCTTGATGCTGCAAATTATTCCCTTTATACAGACGGTCAGCACGCAGTATCCTTTGATCAGGTGGTTCTCACTATGAAAGAAACAGGAAGAGACTTGAAGTGCGAATACAAGGAAACCTCTCTCGGAGGACTTGCAAAATTTAATTTTGATGCAGAATGTTAA
- a CDS encoding L-serine ammonia-lyase, iron-sulfur-dependent, subunit alpha, producing MDSLKELFKIGNGPSSSHTMGPERAAKKFKSENPDAVSFRVELYGSLAATGRGHLTDSVIIETLSPRHTEIIWKPEIVHDYHTNGMKFISLDGNGGITREWLVFSVGGGTIMEEGESRHGLTKVYSLSTMTEIMEWCEINRKEMWEYVEEMEGPSVWEFLQNIWEAMENCVKTGINKTGVLPGTLKYPRKAQSFYRKARRDNSRNGFTGRIFAYTLAVSEENGGGGRVVTAPTCGASGAIPGLLYALKEEYKLSDDEVLKGLAIAGLIGNMIKENATISGAEGGCQAEIGTACSMAAGMTTFILGGSIKQIEYAAEIALEHHLGLTCDPIGGYVQVPCIERNAAAAVRALDSANYSLYTDGQHVVSFDQVVLTMKETGMDLRCEYKETSLGGLAKMQILSSTG from the coding sequence ATGGATTCTTTAAAAGAGCTATTTAAAATTGGAAACGGACCTTCTAGTTCTCATACGATGGGCCCGGAAAGAGCAGCGAAAAAATTTAAGTCTGAAAATCCAGATGCAGTAAGCTTCAGAGTAGAATTATACGGCTCTTTGGCAGCAACTGGCAGAGGTCATCTTACAGATTCAGTAATCATAGAAACCCTTAGTCCAAGGCATACGGAAATTATCTGGAAACCTGAGATAGTACATGATTATCATACTAATGGTATGAAATTTATTTCTTTGGATGGTAATGGTGGTATTACAAGAGAATGGTTGGTTTTTTCTGTAGGTGGAGGAACCATCATGGAAGAGGGAGAATCAAGGCATGGGCTCACAAAGGTTTATTCACTTAGTACTATGACTGAAATTATGGAATGGTGTGAGATAAACAGGAAAGAGATGTGGGAGTATGTCGAAGAGATGGAAGGGCCGTCTGTCTGGGAATTTCTTCAAAATATATGGGAAGCCATGGAGAATTGCGTGAAAACAGGAATCAATAAAACAGGAGTGCTTCCAGGAACATTAAAATATCCAAGAAAGGCTCAGTCTTTTTACAGAAAAGCTAGAAGGGATAATTCTAGAAATGGTTTTACAGGTAGAATATTTGCCTATACTCTCGCTGTATCTGAAGAGAATGGAGGCGGTGGAAGAGTTGTTACTGCTCCTACCTGTGGGGCATCCGGGGCAATACCTGGACTTTTATACGCTTTAAAGGAGGAATATAAGCTCTCTGACGATGAAGTATTAAAAGGACTTGCTATTGCAGGTCTAATAGGAAATATGATAAAGGAAAATGCCACTATTTCAGGCGCTGAAGGCGGATGTCAGGCAGAGATAGGAACTGCCTGTTCAATGGCTGCTGGGATGACAACTTTTATTTTGGGCGGATCTATAAAGCAGATTGAATATGCGGCAGAAATAGCTCTGGAACATCACCTGGGACTGACATGTGATCCTATAGGAGGATATGTACAGGTACCATGTATAGAAAGGAATGCAGCAGCGGCCGTAAGGGCTCTGGATTCGGCAAATTACTCCTTATATACAGATGGACAGCATGTAGTTTCTTTTGATCAGGTGGTCCTGACTATGAAAGAGACAGGGATGGACCTGAGGTGTGAGTACAAGGAAACCTCTCTCGGAGGTCTTGCAAAAATGCAGATTCTTAGTTCCACTGGTTAA
- the sstT gene encoding serine/threonine transporter SstT → MKEFLKRWNQISLVKRIIFGLIAGIALAIIVPDVSKPISIFGSLFVGALKSVAPILVFFLVMSAVSQHKSGQKTNMKSVISLYLIGTFAAGLVAVVGSFMFPVSIKLGAGAAGNIAPPGGVVEVLRTLLLNVVDNPVHALANANYIGILSWALLLGIALKNAPSSTKTMVTDFSDALSQVVKWVINLAPLGIMGIVFSTISENGIGSMMDYGRLLGLLLGCMIFVALVVNPVIAFVMIRQNPYPLVFKCLKQSGITAFFTRSSAANIPVNMELCEELGLEKDVYSVSIPLGATINMAGAAITISVLTLAAVNTLGIQVDIGTALILSILSAVSACGTSGVAGGSLLLIPLACSLFGIPNEVAMQVVAAGFVIGVIQDSAETGLNSSTDALLTAVAEMAEWRKQGRKIVIGKA, encoded by the coding sequence ATGAAAGAATTTTTAAAAAGATGGAATCAAATCAGTTTGGTTAAAAGAATTATTTTTGGTCTTATTGCTGGTATTGCACTGGCGATAATAGTTCCAGATGTTTCAAAGCCAATTTCAATTTTTGGTTCATTATTTGTAGGAGCTCTAAAATCGGTAGCACCTATTCTGGTGTTTTTCCTGGTAATGTCAGCTGTATCACAGCATAAAAGCGGTCAGAAGACAAATATGAAATCTGTAATATCCCTGTATCTAATAGGAACATTCGCTGCAGGACTTGTGGCAGTAGTGGGAAGCTTTATGTTCCCTGTATCGATAAAGCTAGGTGCTGGTGCGGCTGGAAATATAGCACCTCCAGGGGGAGTGGTAGAGGTATTGAGGACTCTACTGTTGAATGTTGTAGATAATCCTGTTCATGCCCTTGCAAATGCAAACTACATAGGAATATTATCTTGGGCACTACTTTTAGGTATAGCTCTTAAAAATGCACCGTCATCAACTAAAACAATGGTTACTGATTTTTCAGATGCATTATCACAGGTGGTAAAATGGGTAATTAACTTGGCTCCTCTTGGAATTATGGGAATTGTTTTCTCTACAATTTCAGAAAATGGTATTGGATCAATGATGGATTATGGGCGTTTACTGGGACTACTTCTAGGATGCATGATCTTTGTGGCTCTTGTTGTAAATCCTGTGATCGCATTCGTAATGATTCGTCAGAATCCTTATCCATTAGTATTTAAGTGTCTTAAGCAGAGTGGTATTACAGCATTCTTTACAAGAAGTTCTGCAGCAAATATCCCTGTGAATATGGAATTATGTGAGGAATTAGGCCTTGAAAAAGACGTTTACTCTGTATCTATACCTCTTGGAGCAACAATAAATATGGCAGGAGCAGCAATTACAATATCGGTACTAACTCTTGCTGCTGTAAATACACTGGGAATTCAGGTAGATATAGGGACAGCATTAATTTTAAGTATCTTATCAGCAGTAAGTGCTTGCGGAACATCTGGTGTAGCCGGCGGATCGTTACTTCTTATTCCTCTAGCTTGCAGCTTATTTGGAATTCCAAATGAAGTTGCTATGCAGGTAGTAGCTGCAGGATTTGTTATTGGGGTGATTCAGGACTCTGCAGAAACAGGTCTGAATTCATCAACAGATGCCTTACTAACAGCAGTAGCTGAGATGGCTGAATGGAGAAAACAAGGAAGAAAGATAGTAATAGGAAAAGCATAA
- the pth gene encoding aminoacyl-tRNA hydrolase yields the protein MKLIVGLGNPGEKYSKTRHNIGFDVIDMLAEDLKISVFREKFQGLIGEAVVKDEKVFLLKPQTFMNLSGNSINEVLKFYKINPAEDLIVIYDDMDLDLGKLKIRVKGSPGGHNGIKSIVSHIGENFIRLKCGIGKAKSREETVHFVLGRFSKEESEDAESMILDASKAAQSLITAKDISRVMQKYNQKK from the coding sequence ATGAAGCTTATTGTTGGGCTGGGAAATCCAGGAGAAAAGTATAGCAAGACAAGACATAATATAGGATTTGATGTGATAGATATGTTGGCAGAGGACCTGAAAATATCAGTGTTTAGAGAAAAATTTCAAGGCCTAATAGGAGAGGCCGTTGTGAAGGATGAAAAGGTATTTTTATTAAAGCCTCAGACTTTTATGAATCTCAGCGGAAATTCAATAAACGAGGTCTTAAAGTTTTATAAAATAAATCCAGCAGAGGATCTCATAGTGATATATGATGACATGGACTTAGATCTGGGTAAACTTAAAATAAGAGTAAAGGGAAGCCCAGGAGGACACAATGGAATAAAATCAATAGTATCGCATATAGGGGAAAACTTCATAAGATTAAAGTGCGGAATAGGAAAGGCTAAATCCAGGGAAGAAACAGTGCATTTTGTACTGGGAAGATTTTCTAAAGAGGAATCAGAAGATGCAGAGTCTATGATCTTGGATGCCTCTAAGGCAGCACAATCTCTCATTACAGCAAAAGACATAAGCAGAGTTATGCAAAAATATAATCAAAAGAAATAA